The following proteins are encoded in a genomic region of Candidatus Methylarchaceae archaeon HK02M2:
- a CDS encoding lysine biosynthesis protein LysW produces MKCLECEGDIPIPEDALEGEIVTCPDCGASFELYKKEDKIFDLRSVQAVGEDWGE; encoded by the coding sequence ATGAAGTGTCTTGAATGTGAAGGTGATATACCTATACCAGAAGATGCCCTTGAAGGTGAAATCGTCACATGCCCTGATTGTGGTGCTTCATTCGAGCTTTACAAAAAAGAGGATAAGATATTCGATCTTCGTTCAGTACAGGCAGTTGGTGAAGATTGGGGTGAATGA